The Candidatus Nitrosymbiomonas proteolyticus genome has a segment encoding these proteins:
- a CDS encoding 5'-nucleotidase/2',3'-cyclic phosphodiesterase, with translation MKLHIFHTSDFHGKLNLAKARFLAELRRAHSPSLYFDTGDLVRSGNLGFSATADPGWALLHQADCDASVPGNRESHPIPTAFQSKLRGAKHPVLCANVRYKDGRPFLPASTAFEVGGVRVAVLGVMVPMVTRSMASSVASGLLWDAPLPAAQAQVEILRGESDLLIALTHIGLAADRELAAAEPRIDLILGGHTHALLETPERIGQVPISHVGSHARHVRRLVWEPGQGVTSSEVLSLPD, from the coding sequence GTGAAGCTGCACATCTTCCACACGAGCGACTTCCACGGCAAGCTCAACCTGGCGAAAGCCCGGTTCCTCGCGGAACTGCGCCGCGCTCACTCGCCCAGCCTGTACTTCGATACGGGAGACTTGGTTCGCTCGGGCAATCTCGGTTTCTCTGCGACGGCCGACCCGGGTTGGGCGCTTCTCCACCAAGCAGACTGCGACGCGAGCGTCCCCGGCAACAGGGAGTCCCACCCGATCCCGACCGCCTTCCAATCCAAGCTCCGGGGCGCAAAGCACCCGGTTTTGTGCGCGAACGTAAGGTACAAAGACGGGCGCCCCTTCTTGCCCGCAAGCACGGCCTTCGAGGTCGGAGGGGTGCGGGTCGCGGTCTTGGGGGTGATGGTTCCTATGGTGACGCGCTCGATGGCCTCTTCGGTAGCAAGCGGCTTGTTGTGGGACGCGCCGTTACCGGCCGCTCAGGCTCAGGTCGAGATCCTCCGGGGCGAATCGGATCTGCTGATCGCGCTCACCCATATCGGGCTCGCCGCCGACCGCGAGCTTGCCGCCGCTGAACCCCGAATCGACCTCATTCTCGGAGGCCACACGCACGCCCTCCTCGAAACCCCCGAGCGGATAGGCCAGGTCCCAATCTCCCATGTGGGAAGCCACGCACGCCACGTGAGGCGGCTCGTTTGGGAGCCTGGGCAGGGCGTCACTTCAAGCGAGGTCTTGAGTCTGCCCGATTAG
- a CDS encoding CBS domain protein, which yields MPPDPFQLPLTAIARACPILLPNDSLARATALLRETPFGVLPVVDESVLIGSISRGDVLRALERGIAFTGSVREALEPSPRTLQGHLTGAEALRLMSSSRQTEWLVVDADARVIGMVSVTDFGPKPATHARPPVVGGMATPFGIYLTTGSIRAGANDLALVATGALLFGLFLVAVLATESLGSWVKAYHLPLFWRDTFYQGLPVALFLLGLRSLPLAGTHAAEHKVVHALERSEPLEPEVVARMPRVHPRCGTNLAVGLSLLVGIAGAPWVQNFEIRLVTAAIVTLFFWKPLGNLAQFFVTTKPPNRRQIANGIAVAQALLKTYRETGYEPTSAFRRLLMSGLLQVSAGATLAFVLGRLILAQFGIAIEL from the coding sequence ATGCCCCCGGACCCCTTTCAGCTACCTCTCACGGCAATTGCCCGCGCCTGTCCGATCTTGCTCCCCAACGACTCGCTGGCCCGGGCCACCGCTCTCTTGCGCGAGACGCCGTTTGGCGTTTTGCCCGTCGTCGATGAGTCGGTTCTCATAGGTTCGATTTCCCGAGGCGACGTGCTTCGAGCCCTTGAACGCGGGATCGCCTTCACTGGCTCTGTGCGTGAGGCGCTCGAACCCTCTCCTCGAACCCTTCAGGGACACCTCACGGGAGCGGAGGCCCTGCGCCTGATGTCCTCCAGCCGGCAAACCGAGTGGCTGGTCGTCGACGCTGACGCGCGCGTGATCGGCATGGTGTCCGTCACTGATTTCGGACCGAAACCGGCGACCCACGCGCGCCCCCCCGTGGTGGGAGGGATGGCGACGCCATTCGGGATTTATCTGACGACCGGTTCGATTCGAGCCGGAGCTAACGACCTTGCGCTCGTGGCGACGGGTGCGTTGCTCTTCGGGTTGTTCCTCGTCGCCGTGCTCGCAACGGAGTCGCTGGGTTCCTGGGTGAAGGCATATCACTTGCCCCTTTTCTGGCGGGACACTTTTTATCAGGGCTTGCCCGTGGCTCTGTTTCTCTTGGGCCTTCGGTCCCTTCCGCTTGCGGGCACTCACGCCGCCGAGCACAAGGTCGTTCACGCCCTCGAACGCTCCGAGCCCTTGGAGCCTGAAGTCGTCGCACGAATGCCGCGCGTCCACCCGCGATGTGGGACCAACCTGGCGGTCGGGCTCAGTCTCCTCGTCGGGATCGCCGGCGCGCCTTGGGTTCAGAACTTCGAAATCCGGCTTGTAACGGCTGCAATCGTCACGTTGTTCTTTTGGAAACCTCTGGGGAATCTCGCCCAGTTCTTTGTGACGACCAAGCCCCCCAACCGAAGACAAATCGCCAACGGGATCGCCGTCGCTCAGGCGCTCCTCAAGACCTACCGCGAGACCGGATATGAGCCTACGAGCGCCTTTCGGAGGCTGCTCATGAGCGGGCTGCTCCAAGTTTCGGCGGGCGCAACCTTGGCGTTCGTTCTAGGACGGTTGATCTTGGCTCAGTTCGGGATTGCGATCGAGCTATAG
- a CDS encoding 6-phosphofructokinase, whose translation MKRIGVITSGGDAPGMNAALRAVVRTALRRGVQVTGFLRGYEGMVNNEPIALDSQSVGGIISRGGTILRSARSKEFREIEGRKKAMANLRAADVDGLVVIGGDGSLAGALRLKEEFDLPVMGVPASIDNDIPGTDYSIGFITAVNTAIEAIDRVRDTAYSHERVFVIEVMGRKNGFIALEAGLAGGAEAILIPEVPYSLAEVCGELQKAAERGKRSCIVVVAEGAARAVDVRDFIERHTGAEARYLVLGHMQRGGSPTALDRVLALRLGSFAAHRLIGGFSGEMAGVDGGRLVSHPLSYVFSSSRTIDPERLLLASTMAQ comes from the coding sequence GTGAAACGGATCGGAGTCATTACGAGCGGGGGCGACGCCCCGGGGATGAATGCCGCATTGCGAGCGGTCGTTCGGACCGCCTTGCGTCGTGGCGTGCAGGTGACCGGTTTCTTGCGGGGCTATGAGGGGATGGTCAACAACGAGCCGATCGCGCTCGACTCGCAATCGGTGGGAGGGATCATCTCTCGCGGCGGCACGATTCTGCGCTCGGCTCGCAGCAAGGAGTTTCGCGAGATCGAGGGCCGCAAGAAGGCCATGGCGAACCTCCGGGCCGCGGACGTAGATGGGTTGGTAGTGATCGGAGGCGATGGGTCTCTCGCGGGGGCTCTGCGCTTGAAAGAGGAGTTCGACCTGCCCGTGATGGGGGTTCCCGCGTCCATCGACAACGACATTCCCGGAACCGACTACTCGATCGGGTTTATTACGGCCGTCAACACCGCGATCGAAGCGATCGACCGCGTCCGCGATACCGCCTATTCGCATGAGAGGGTGTTCGTGATCGAGGTGATGGGGCGAAAAAACGGCTTCATCGCTCTTGAAGCGGGCCTGGCGGGCGGGGCGGAGGCGATCTTGATTCCCGAAGTCCCTTACTCGCTTGCGGAGGTCTGCGGAGAGCTTCAAAAGGCGGCCGAACGGGGCAAGAGAAGCTGCATCGTCGTCGTGGCGGAAGGGGCCGCTCGGGCCGTGGACGTTCGAGACTTTATTGAGCGACACACCGGCGCGGAGGCTCGATACCTCGTGTTGGGACACATGCAGCGCGGCGGGAGCCCTACGGCGCTCGATCGGGTTCTGGCCTTGCGGCTGGGATCGTTCGCCGCCCACCGCCTGATCGGCGGGTTCTCGGGCGAAATGGCGGGCGTGGATGGTGGACGGCTCGTTTCCCACCCTTTGTCCTATGTCTTCAGTTCGTCGCGAACCATCGACCCCGAGAGGCTCCTCTTAGCCAGTACAATGGCGCAGTAA
- a CDS encoding 1-phosphofructokinase → MIVTVTPNPSIDRTVFVDTIRQREVNRVLATETDAGGKGVNVARVAKEMGANVVATGFLAGSPGQFVRNVLDREGVRHQFVEIPGETRVNIFVEQRLGSGPPTSFNEEGPEVASEAWQSLLGKVRELAAGAGWATLGGSVPPGLNEESYVEVLEAMRAAGCKVVIDADSTVLRRSVKFRPDLVKPNASEAQSLLGERMSTLREALKGAQMLHDSGIGIAIVSRGAAGAALACSEGLFHGFPPRVEANSTIGSGDSMIGAMLWALEAGKSTVEAFAWGIAAGAATATTSGSEIARKPMVDELIRQVRVEKHAAP, encoded by the coding sequence ATGATCGTCACAGTTACGCCGAATCCCAGCATCGACCGGACGGTGTTTGTGGACACGATCCGACAGCGCGAAGTGAATCGTGTGCTTGCGACGGAAACCGATGCGGGCGGTAAGGGAGTTAACGTCGCCCGGGTCGCCAAGGAGATGGGGGCAAATGTGGTCGCAACGGGGTTTCTCGCCGGGTCACCGGGGCAATTCGTGCGCAACGTGCTCGACAGGGAAGGCGTACGGCATCAGTTCGTCGAGATTCCCGGCGAGACTCGCGTGAACATCTTCGTCGAGCAGAGGCTCGGAAGCGGGCCGCCTACCTCGTTTAACGAGGAGGGTCCTGAGGTTGCGTCCGAGGCCTGGCAGTCTCTCCTTGGTAAGGTTCGCGAACTGGCCGCAGGTGCGGGCTGGGCGACGCTTGGGGGCTCGGTTCCTCCGGGTCTGAACGAGGAGTCCTACGTCGAGGTTCTGGAGGCGATGCGCGCGGCAGGGTGTAAGGTCGTCATCGACGCCGATAGTACGGTGTTGCGGCGCTCTGTGAAGTTTCGTCCGGACCTCGTCAAGCCGAACGCATCCGAGGCACAAAGCCTTCTCGGCGAGCGGATGAGCACCCTGCGGGAAGCTCTCAAAGGCGCGCAAATGCTGCATGACTCCGGCATCGGGATCGCCATCGTCAGCCGAGGGGCCGCCGGCGCGGCTCTGGCTTGCTCAGAAGGGCTGTTTCACGGGTTCCCTCCGAGGGTCGAGGCGAACAGCACCATCGGCAGCGGGGACTCGATGATCGGCGCGATGCTGTGGGCGCTCGAAGCGGGGAAGTCGACGGTGGAGGCTTTCGCTTGGGGAATCGCAGCGGGCGCAGCGACGGCCACGACGAGCGGCTCCGAGATCGCCCGCAAGCCCATGGTCGACGAACTGATCCGTCAAGTGCGAGTCGAGAAGCACGCCGCTCCTTAG
- a CDS encoding acyl carrier protein, translating into MSKQEILDRVKKVVVEKLGVNEDEVKETSSFQEDLGADSLDTVELVMGLETEFDIEIPDDDVNSMRTVGDAVEYIASKLK; encoded by the coding sequence ATGAGCAAGCAAGAGATTCTCGATCGCGTGAAGAAAGTCGTCGTCGAAAAGCTGGGTGTGAACGAAGACGAGGTCAAAGAGACGTCGTCGTTCCAGGAAGACCTCGGCGCGGATTCGCTCGATACCGTGGAGTTGGTCATGGGACTCGAAACCGAGTTCGATATCGAGATCCCAGACGATGATGTGAACTCGATGCGAACGGTAGGCGACGCAGTCGAATACATCGCTTCGAAGCTCAAATGA
- a CDS encoding beta-ketoacyl-[acyl-carrier-protein] synthase II has protein sequence MTEAFRPSGRVVVTGLGAITPLGSGTDRFWPRMLKGESGVRRVTRFDVSDFPTQIAAEIDDFNPEDWLDRKEARRVDRFISLAVGAATMALQDSALPTEGEIAEHIGVLVGSGIGGLTFLEEQIERLKEGGPSKVSPFTVPYMIPDMASGMISIRHGLKGPNSCAVTACSTGANSLGDAYHIVKRGDAVAMVAGGSEAPINATGMAAFCAARAMSCRNDEPERASRPFDNDRDGFVMGECAAALILEDFEFARSRNARIYAEIVGYGMSGDAFHVTQPDPNGDGAYRSMKIALKQSGRTEDQVGYINAHGTSTPYNDRLETLAIKRLLGDHAYSTPISSTKSMIGHTLGAAGAVEALICILAMRDSVLPPTINLETPDPDCDLDYVPNQARQAKVDFALSNSFGFGGHNVTLALAKPE, from the coding sequence ATGACCGAGGCCTTTAGGCCCTCAGGGCGGGTCGTCGTCACTGGCCTAGGGGCCATTACTCCCCTCGGGTCGGGAACGGATCGCTTCTGGCCGCGAATGCTCAAGGGCGAGAGCGGTGTTCGCCGCGTGACCCGGTTCGACGTCTCGGACTTCCCCACTCAAATCGCCGCCGAGATCGACGACTTCAATCCTGAAGATTGGCTGGATCGGAAGGAAGCTCGGCGAGTCGACCGGTTCATTTCGCTGGCCGTCGGCGCTGCCACAATGGCGCTGCAAGACTCCGCTCTGCCGACCGAAGGCGAGATCGCCGAGCACATCGGGGTGCTGGTGGGTTCGGGAATCGGGGGACTGACCTTCCTCGAAGAGCAGATTGAGCGCCTCAAAGAAGGGGGTCCTTCGAAGGTTTCTCCGTTTACGGTCCCTTACATGATCCCCGACATGGCTTCGGGCATGATTTCGATTCGGCACGGCCTCAAAGGCCCCAACTCCTGCGCGGTGACGGCTTGCTCGACCGGCGCCAACTCCCTCGGCGACGCCTATCATATCGTCAAGCGAGGGGATGCGGTCGCTATGGTTGCCGGCGGGTCGGAGGCCCCGATCAACGCTACGGGTATGGCGGCGTTTTGCGCTGCCCGCGCCATGAGTTGCCGAAACGACGAGCCGGAACGGGCCTCACGTCCGTTCGACAACGACCGCGATGGGTTCGTCATGGGAGAGTGCGCGGCGGCGCTGATTCTCGAAGACTTCGAGTTCGCAAGGTCGCGGAACGCCCGGATCTACGCCGAAATCGTGGGCTACGGGATGAGCGGAGACGCCTTTCATGTGACGCAGCCCGACCCCAACGGGGACGGCGCCTACCGTTCGATGAAGATCGCGCTCAAGCAGTCGGGCCGAACCGAGGATCAGGTGGGCTACATCAACGCCCACGGAACGTCGACGCCCTACAACGACCGATTGGAGACGCTCGCCATCAAGCGCCTGCTCGGCGATCACGCCTACAGCACGCCCATCAGCAGCACGAAGTCGATGATCGGCCATACGCTGGGCGCGGCGGGGGCAGTTGAGGCCCTGATCTGCATCTTGGCCATGAGGGACAGCGTCCTCCCTCCGACGATCAATTTGGAGACCCCAGACCCCGATTGCGATCTCGATTACGTGCCGAATCAGGCTCGGCAAGCTAAGGTGGACTTCGCGCTCTCGAACTCGTTTGGGTTCGGAGGGCACAACGTGACGCTGGCGCTCGCCAAGCCGGAGTGA
- a CDS encoding tyrosine recombinase XerC, producing the protein MSKFALGRAIEEFCEDLAAKRSPHTVRAYRCDLEQLRAVLGDSETPTPSSLLAYLRRFGLTARTRSRKLSTLRTFLRFCRDRGWLEDDPSETLEAPVQRKRLPRAVARADAELLLDQPSPTLTPLRDQALLELMYSAGLRVSEVVGIDLSDLSVKEGTVRVKGKGAKERVALFGDPCRRALEAYIREERRALTEEAALFVNGRGKRLTSRTVQNVVKRWCRAVGLPWDISPHSLRHSFATHLLDGGADLKTVQQLLGHESLATTQIYTHVSIERLKEAVDRAHPKSKGG; encoded by the coding sequence ATGTCGAAGTTCGCTTTGGGCCGAGCGATCGAGGAGTTTTGCGAGGACCTCGCCGCCAAGCGCTCGCCGCACACGGTTCGGGCCTATCGCTGCGATCTCGAGCAGCTTCGCGCGGTCTTGGGCGATTCGGAGACCCCCACGCCCTCGTCGCTCTTGGCCTATCTTCGCCGGTTCGGCCTGACCGCGCGAACGAGGTCCCGCAAGCTCTCGACGCTCCGAACGTTCCTTCGATTCTGCCGGGACAGGGGATGGCTCGAGGACGATCCCTCTGAAACCCTTGAAGCCCCGGTTCAGCGAAAGCGGCTTCCGCGGGCCGTGGCCCGTGCCGACGCCGAACTGCTTCTCGATCAGCCGTCGCCGACCCTAACACCCCTTCGGGACCAAGCGCTTTTGGAGTTGATGTACTCGGCGGGCCTTCGGGTATCAGAGGTAGTGGGCATCGATTTGTCCGACCTTTCTGTTAAGGAGGGCACCGTCCGCGTGAAAGGCAAGGGCGCTAAGGAGAGGGTGGCGCTTTTCGGCGATCCCTGCCGCCGGGCCTTAGAAGCGTACATTCGGGAAGAACGGCGCGCATTGACAGAGGAGGCTGCGCTCTTCGTCAATGGACGGGGTAAGCGGCTAACCTCACGGACGGTGCAGAACGTGGTCAAGCGTTGGTGCCGCGCGGTGGGGCTCCCATGGGACATCAGTCCGCACTCGCTTCGGCACAGCTTCGCGACGCACCTGCTCGATGGGGGCGCAGATCTCAAGACCGTGCAACAACTCCTCGGGCATGAGAGCCTTGCCACCACGCAGATCTACACACACGTGAGCATCGAACGGCTCAAAGAGGCTGTCGACCGAGCGCACCCCAAGTCGAAGGGCGGCTGA
- a CDS encoding RNA polymerase factor sigma-24 codes for MFLGLSDRKAAFVAVQRTGLYLWTKFEAFHNELGTNSPGSAFQYMKMSTIAGSAPGVLTPPTAEDYGRFERMMNDTRRRAYSMALQLTRNKSDAEDLLQDTYYKAWRGFESYSPERPFLNWLLRIMQRAYLDTRRRDNPIRKAESLNQMVSPSDGEVQELAIPDSRLAPDDELFESEYASEVRALINELPHLYREAIEMCDIEGLSYAEIAERQGTTIGTVRSRIHRGRKILRDWVISRRPSLIPK; via the coding sequence ATGTTCCTTGGCTTATCCGATCGCAAGGCCGCATTTGTTGCGGTCCAACGGACAGGATTGTACCTTTGGACCAAGTTCGAAGCGTTTCACAACGAGTTGGGAACGAACTCGCCGGGTTCGGCATTTCAGTATATGAAAATGTCAACAATTGCCGGTTCTGCACCTGGCGTCTTGACGCCGCCTACCGCCGAGGACTACGGCCGGTTCGAACGGATGATGAACGACACCCGTCGGCGCGCCTACAGCATGGCGCTGCAACTGACGAGAAACAAGTCGGACGCAGAGGACCTTTTGCAGGACACCTATTACAAGGCATGGCGAGGGTTCGAGTCGTATTCGCCGGAGCGGCCCTTCTTGAATTGGCTCCTGCGCATCATGCAGCGCGCTTATCTCGACACGCGCCGCCGCGACAACCCGATCCGCAAGGCGGAATCGCTGAACCAGATGGTCAGCCCCTCAGACGGCGAGGTGCAGGAACTCGCGATCCCCGACTCTCGACTGGCCCCCGACGACGAACTGTTTGAAAGTGAATACGCTTCGGAGGTTCGAGCCCTGATCAACGAGCTTCCCCATCTCTACCGCGAGGCGATCGAGATGTGCGACATCGAGGGCCTCAGCTACGCCGAGATCGCCGAAAGGCAGGGCACGACGATAGGGACCGTCCGCTCGCGGATTCATCGAGGGCGGAAGATCCTGCGCGACTGGGTCATTTCGCGCAGGCCTTCGCTGATCCCGAAGTAA
- a CDS encoding malate/lactate dehydrogenase, producing the protein MKVSIIGGGGRVGSDAAFCLQLGGIVSEIVLVDMNEELAAGEALDLRHGSALTASQKIDSGGYDKVAGSNCVVITAGLRRKPDESRLELINRNVGLFQSILGSLKGVELPTDATVLVVSNPVDILTQLAVESGILPEKQVIGLGTVLDTSRFRSLLADHFGVGAKDVHALILGEHGDSMVPMWSSATLNGVPLRSLPGFTDEIAEGLFDTTKKSGAEVIRLKGGAGRAVGVSIMEVVHALALDQGAALPVSSMQRGAMGISGVCLSLPSFLGRSGVRSVLEPVCSESEREALLASAESLKSVRAQIQ; encoded by the coding sequence ATGAAGGTCAGCATCATCGGCGGTGGAGGGCGGGTAGGTTCGGACGCCGCGTTTTGTCTTCAACTGGGCGGCATCGTCAGCGAAATCGTCCTCGTCGACATGAACGAGGAGCTCGCGGCGGGAGAAGCCCTCGACCTCAGGCACGGCTCGGCGCTTACCGCTAGCCAAAAGATCGATTCCGGAGGCTACGACAAAGTCGCCGGAAGCAATTGCGTGGTGATCACGGCGGGGCTCCGAAGGAAGCCGGACGAATCGAGGCTCGAACTCATCAACCGAAACGTGGGGCTGTTTCAGTCCATTCTCGGCAGCCTAAAAGGCGTCGAACTCCCTACGGATGCCACGGTCCTCGTGGTCTCGAACCCGGTCGATATCCTCACGCAACTCGCGGTTGAGAGTGGAATCCTGCCCGAGAAACAGGTGATCGGGCTCGGAACCGTGCTCGACACCTCGCGCTTCCGCTCACTGCTCGCCGATCACTTCGGAGTCGGCGCAAAGGACGTTCATGCTCTGATACTCGGAGAGCACGGCGACTCGATGGTTCCGATGTGGTCGTCCGCGACCCTCAACGGCGTGCCCTTGCGGAGCCTTCCCGGCTTTACAGACGAAATCGCGGAGGGCCTCTTTGATACGACCAAGAAGTCGGGAGCGGAGGTCATTCGGCTGAAGGGCGGGGCGGGGCGCGCGGTCGGCGTCTCGATCATGGAAGTGGTTCACGCGCTCGCGCTCGACCAAGGCGCAGCGTTGCCGGTCAGCTCGATGCAAAGGGGCGCCATGGGGATTTCCGGCGTGTGCCTTTCTCTGCCGTCCTTCCTGGGGAGGTCAGGCGTAAGGTCGGTGTTGGAGCCCGTTTGTTCAGAATCCGAGCGTGAAGCGTTGTTGGCTTCGGCCGAATCCCTCAAGAGCGTCCGGGCGCAGATCCAATAG
- a CDS encoding methenyltetrahydrofolate cyclohydrolase/5,10-methylenetetrahydrofolate dehydrogenase, with protein MSATLIDGKSLSTQLRAQLAERVSALSAAGIRPRLEVLVASQDPASLAYVRMKTKWAEAMGIESGTYSVGEATSQSELLEKIREWNADESVHGILIQHPLPSQLDESEALLELGAKKDVDGITPESLGRLVAGAPGFRCATPLGMMRMLDAYDIDCTGRTAVVIGRSVILGKPAALMLLERNATVTIAHSRTRDLPDLCRTADILVAAVGRPEFVKGDWLKPGVVVLDAGYNKVEGRATDVGDVEFETAAKRASFLTPVPGGVGPMTVASLLANVVDAAEARLRSEQARATASRS; from the coding sequence ATGTCTGCAACTCTCATCGACGGGAAATCACTTTCCACCCAACTGCGCGCCCAGCTCGCCGAAAGGGTCAGCGCGCTGTCCGCCGCCGGAATCCGGCCTCGACTCGAGGTCCTTGTGGCGTCTCAAGACCCGGCGAGCTTGGCCTACGTTCGCATGAAGACGAAGTGGGCCGAAGCGATGGGGATTGAGAGCGGTACGTACTCCGTCGGAGAGGCCACCTCACAGTCGGAGCTTCTGGAAAAGATCAGGGAGTGGAACGCCGACGAATCCGTCCACGGAATCCTGATTCAACATCCATTGCCCTCCCAACTCGACGAGTCGGAGGCGCTACTCGAACTCGGGGCCAAGAAGGACGTCGACGGGATCACCCCGGAGTCGCTGGGGCGGCTGGTGGCGGGTGCGCCCGGCTTCCGTTGCGCGACCCCCCTCGGGATGATGAGGATGCTCGATGCCTATGACATCGACTGCACGGGCAGGACTGCGGTCGTGATCGGGCGCAGCGTCATCTTGGGAAAGCCCGCCGCGCTCATGCTGCTCGAAAGGAATGCGACCGTCACCATCGCCCATAGCCGGACCCGCGACCTTCCCGACCTCTGCCGAACTGCCGACATCCTCGTCGCCGCCGTCGGCAGACCTGAATTCGTCAAGGGCGACTGGCTGAAGCCGGGGGTCGTGGTGTTGGACGCAGGCTACAACAAGGTCGAGGGCCGCGCGACGGACGTGGGCGATGTGGAGTTCGAAACGGCGGCCAAAAGGGCTTCCTTCCTCACGCCGGTACCCGGTGGAGTGGGCCCGATGACTGTGGCGAGCCTCCTCGCCAACGTCGTCGATGCCGCCGAGGCCCGCCTCCGATCCGAGCAAGCGCGCGCAACGGCTTCGCGCTCCTAA
- a CDS encoding NusB antitermination factor has product MSHKSRRQARQAVIQALYSMDVGRCTLDEAAEGIRELPQLDSDLKVYADECLRGILARREEIDATLSRFLVDWELGRLSMTDRAVLELSTYELFHRSDIPAIVSVSEAVEIAKKFGSAESGKFVNGVLAAVLRGPARYRLDSPDPEETPEESTPPDPTEPEAEEIMVEEGSGQVRDLERVSKWLIRTEES; this is encoded by the coding sequence TTGAGTCATAAGAGCCGCAGACAAGCTCGTCAGGCGGTGATCCAAGCGCTGTATTCGATGGACGTGGGGCGGTGTACTTTGGACGAAGCCGCGGAGGGCATCCGGGAGCTTCCCCAACTCGACTCCGATCTCAAGGTGTACGCGGACGAATGCTTGCGGGGCATTTTGGCTCGGCGCGAAGAGATCGACGCCACTCTATCGAGGTTCTTGGTCGATTGGGAGTTGGGGCGGCTGTCGATGACGGATCGCGCAGTCTTGGAACTCTCCACCTATGAGCTTTTCCACCGATCTGACATTCCTGCGATCGTGAGCGTTTCCGAGGCCGTCGAGATTGCGAAGAAGTTCGGCTCGGCGGAGAGCGGCAAGTTCGTGAACGGCGTTCTTGCGGCGGTGCTGCGCGGGCCCGCGAGATACCGGCTGGACTCCCCCGACCCCGAAGAAACCCCGGAAGAGTCGACTCCTCCAGACCCAACGGAACCCGAAGCGGAGGAGATCATGGTGGAAGAGGGCTCCGGACAGGTAAGAGATCTCGAACGAGTCTCCAAGTGGCTCATTCGCACCGAGGAATCTTGA
- a CDS encoding acetyl-CoA carboxylase: protein MFQKVLIANRGEIACRVIRACREMGIRSVAIYSQADQDSLHVQIADEAICIGAGANSDSYLNLANVLMAAQISGAEAVHPGYGYFSERASFAEALESLGITFIGPPASAINAMGDKARAKKAAIESNCPVVPGSEGPVSGEGEALKVADQIGYPVLLKAVAGGGGRGIRKVGSPDELTSAWPTAVAEAQASFGSGEMLVEKFVSSPRHVEFQVMGDSHGNLVYLGERECSVQNLRHQKIVEEAPFAAMPHDLRRTMGEAAVRVAWSVGYQNAGTVEFLVDPEGQFYFLEMNTRLQVEHPVTEEVTGIDLVRTMLLVASGEPLPFRQEDIQLKGHSIEARITAQDPSRDFHPSTGRITKWLAPGGRGVRLDTHAYAGFTISPYYDPMIAKLIVTDRDRPAAVAKLLSALHEFEVEGIRTNIPFLRELCADSRFQSGEIDTGFVPAFLSEVPVES, encoded by the coding sequence ATGTTTCAAAAGGTCTTGATCGCGAATCGGGGCGAGATCGCCTGCCGAGTCATCCGCGCATGTCGTGAGATGGGGATTCGGTCGGTCGCCATTTATTCCCAAGCGGACCAAGACAGTCTGCATGTCCAGATCGCCGATGAGGCTATCTGCATCGGCGCGGGAGCCAACTCCGATTCGTATCTCAACCTCGCGAACGTGCTGATGGCCGCCCAGATATCAGGGGCCGAAGCCGTGCACCCAGGCTACGGCTACTTCAGCGAGAGGGCCTCGTTCGCCGAAGCGCTCGAGTCCCTGGGGATTACCTTCATCGGCCCCCCAGCGTCGGCGATCAACGCGATGGGAGACAAAGCGCGAGCCAAGAAGGCCGCGATTGAGTCCAACTGCCCAGTGGTTCCCGGCTCTGAAGGGCCTGTGAGCGGAGAGGGTGAGGCGCTGAAGGTCGCCGATCAGATCGGATACCCGGTCCTCCTGAAGGCGGTGGCTGGCGGTGGAGGCAGGGGGATTCGAAAGGTGGGCTCGCCGGACGAATTGACCAGCGCATGGCCGACGGCCGTCGCAGAGGCGCAAGCCAGTTTCGGTTCGGGCGAAATGCTCGTCGAGAAGTTCGTCTCTTCGCCGAGGCACGTTGAGTTCCAAGTCATGGGAGACTCCCACGGCAACCTCGTGTACCTCGGCGAAAGGGAATGCTCCGTGCAGAACCTGCGCCATCAAAAGATCGTCGAGGAGGCTCCTTTTGCGGCGATGCCCCACGATCTTAGGCGAACGATGGGTGAGGCCGCAGTGCGGGTGGCGTGGTCCGTGGGCTACCAAAACGCGGGAACGGTCGAGTTCCTCGTGGACCCAGAAGGGCAGTTCTACTTCCTCGAAATGAACACCAGGCTCCAGGTCGAGCACCCGGTCACGGAAGAGGTCACGGGCATCGACCTGGTTCGGACGATGCTGCTTGTGGCCAGCGGTGAGCCGCTCCCTTTCCGGCAGGAGGACATTCAACTCAAAGGACATTCGATCGAGGCCCGCATCACCGCGCAGGACCCCTCGAGAGATTTCCATCCCAGCACGGGTCGCATCACCAAGTGGCTCGCGCCGGGAGGAAGGGGGGTCCGACTCGATACGCACGCCTACGCAGGGTTTACGATCTCGCCCTATTACGACCCGATGATCGCCAAGTTGATCGTCACCGACCGCGATCGTCCGGCAGCGGTCGCCAAGCTGCTTTCCGCCCTGCACGAATTCGAAGTCGAGGGCATTCGCACCAACATTCCGTTCCTTAGGGAACTCTGCGCCGACTCAAGATTCCAGTCAGGCGAGATCGACACGGGGTTCGTCCCGGCGTTTCTCTCTGAGGTGCCTGTTGAGTCATAA